One Rosa chinensis cultivar Old Blush chromosome 5, RchiOBHm-V2, whole genome shotgun sequence genomic region harbors:
- the LOC112203896 gene encoding 3-isopropylmalate dehydratase large subunit, chloroplastic-like: MDILRDFCTEQNIKYFYDIKDLGKFKANPDYKGVCHVALAQEGHCRPGEVLLGTDSHTCTAGAFGQFATGIGNTDASFVLGTGKLLLKPTTENGTLNFWYCCLSQSNCNIG; the protein is encoded by the exons ATGGATATCTTGAGGGATTTCTGCACGGAGCAGAACATCAAGTACTTCTATGATATCAAGGATCTTGGTAAGTTTAAG GCTAACCCAGATTACAAGGGTGTATGCCATGTTGCTCTTGctcaagaaggtcattgcaGGCCTGGAGAG GTGCTGCTAGGTACAGATTCTCACACCTGCACCGCTGGAGCTTTTGGACAATTTGCTACTGGAATCGGGAATACTGATGCAAGTTTCGTATTGGGCACTGGGAAGCTTTTGCTCAAG CCTACCACAGAAAATGGCACGCTGAATTTCTGGTATTGCTGCTTGTCCCAATCGAACTGCAATATCGGTTAA